The sequence GCTCGCTCGACCTCGCCCGCCAGTTGCTGGGCGACCAGTTCCCCCTCGTGGTAGGGCGACCCGGCGGAACGTCGCGAGCCCGCGTCGTGGGGGGCCGTCGACATCAGAAGAAGCCGCAGGTCGGGGCGTCCTCGGTGGGCGCGGGCGCGTTCTCGGCGCCGGTGGGCGCGAACACCTCCAGCCGGGTGCCGTCGGGGTCGAGGAAGAAGATCCCGCCGCTGCGCGCGCCTTCGCCGTGCGCGACGACGCCGTCGTGCACGAACTCGGCGCCACAGGCGCGGACCCGGGCTTCCGCCGTCGCGACCGCGGCTGCGTCGGCGACCTGGAACGACAGGTGGTGCAGGCCCGGCCGCCGGGGGTCGAACCGGCCGTCGCTCTGCTGCCAGAGCGTGAGCACGAGTGCGCCGTCGACGCCGAGGAACGCGTACTCGCGCCCGGGGTCGGTCGACGTGCCCAGGACGTCGAGTCCCAGGACGTCGGCGTAGAAGTTCCGGGACCTGACGAGGTCGGTGACGTTCAGTCCGACGTGGCCGGTGGTGAGGCCGGTCAGCGGTGCGGTCCGCTCGGGTGCGGGGGGTGCCGAAGACATGGGATCCTCAATCTCTAACCAGTTAGATGGCTTCAACAGGTTAGGAAATGAGGGCGCGCGCGTCAAGGGAGGGGTCGTGCCAGTGGGAACCTGCTACTGGTTCTCGGCGAGCGCGCGGATGCGCTCGAGGGACTGCTCGAGGTTCTGCTGCAGATCCGTGCGGCGGTCGCGGACGCGCAGCATCAGGCGCTCGTACCAGAGCACGGCTCGGGGAAGCGGCATGCGCATCCGGAACGTCTCGGTGAGCTGCGTCGTGTCCGGCTCCGGGCCGGGGTCGGTGCGGTAGGTCCACTCGGTGAACTCGCGCCACCCGAGCCTGACGACGAACGAGAACTCGCGGTCCGGCTCACGGTTCACCACGGTCGCCACCGTGGACCAGCGGGCCAGCGCGCGGCGGTTCCAGCCCTTGAAGCGATGCTCGTCCAGCCACTCGCAGCGGACGCACTCGGGGCTCCACTCCGGGATTCGGGTGACGTCCGTGACGAGCGCGTACACCTCCTCGGGTGCGCGCCGGACGACGGTCGACGCGGTGATCGTCTCGCCGTCCTGCAGGGGGAGCGGCGCCGAAGTCGACATGGGTCCCTCTCCGTCCTCGTGAGCGGTGACCCGACCCTACGGGTGGCCGGTGCTCGGCGGAGGCGATCAGTTGCTCGTGGCCTCGCGCCCGGGGAGTAGCTCGAGGAAGCGCGCCAGCACCGGTGACGTGTCGTCCGCGCGCCACATGGCGGCCGACACGACGGTGCGATCGGCGTCCGCCAGCGGTACGTAGGCGAGCCCGTCCGAGCGCAGCAGCCGGGTGGACTCCTGGACCAGCGCGATCCCGAGCCCGGCCGCCACCAGCGTGAGCTGCGTCCCGAGTTCCCCGGTGTAGCGCACCGCACCGGGCGCGTAGCCGCCCCGCCCGCACATCGCGACGAGGTCGTCGTGCCAGTACTCGCACACCGTGCGCTCGAGGAGGACGAGCGTGCGCTCCCCGAGCGCGGCGAGCGCCACGTCGGATCCGGACGCCAGCGCGTCCCCGGCGGGCGTGGCGACGACGAACGGCTCGGTCGAGAGCGTTCGCATGCGCAGCTCCGTCGGGCCGCAGTCGACGGCGCCGAGCGTGCTGAGGAACGCGACGTCGACGACGTCGTCACGCAGTGGCTGGCCGAGCACGCCCATCGGTAGTTCGCGCAGGGACAGTTCGACGTCCGGCGCCTCGCGCTCGAACGCGGCCAGCGCGGTGAGGAACGGCTGCGAGGAGGCGGTCGGGTGGTATCCGACGCGGAGCCGGCCCACGTGCCCCCGCCGGGCGCGTTCGGCGATCACCTCGGTCGCCCGCGCCTGCTCCAGCGTCCGCCGGGCCTCCACGAGGAACAGCTCCCCGACCGGGCTCAGCGCGGTCCGGCGTCGCTCCCGGACGAGCAGGTCGACGCCGAGGGCGGCCTCCAGGCGCAGGATCTGCTGCGACAGCGCGGGCTGGGCGATACGGAGGCGAGCGGCGGCCCGCCCGAAGTGCAGCTCGTCGGCGACGGCGACGAACGCTTCCAGGTGGCGCAGGTCGAACTTCATGCATTCAACTTATCAACCTGTCGAAGATCAGTCTTTGACGTTACGAACTTCGGATACCTAGCGTCGGTCCCATGACCACATCCCTGGACGGCAAGGTTGCTCTCGTCACCGGCGCGACCGGTGGCATCGGCGCGGAGATCGCCCGCACTCTCGCCGCGGCGGGCGCCGCCGTCACCGTCGTCGGCCGGAACGCGGAGGCCGGCGCGACCGTCGTCAAAGAACTGAACCGAGGTCTGTTCGTCGCGGCCGATCTCACCCGCCGGGAGACCCACCAGTCGATCCTCGACGCCACCCTCGCCCTCTTCGGCCGGCTCGACATCCTCGTCAACAACGCGGCCGCGCACGCCGCCGGCCCGGCGCTGGAGGGCGCGGAGGAAGACTTCGACCGGATCGTCGCGCTCAACTACAAGGCCGCGTTCTTCCTCACCCAGGCCGCACTGCCGTCCCTGATCGCGTCCGGCGCCGGCCGGATCGTCAACATCAGCTCGATCGGAACGGTCAAGTCGTATGCCGGTGCGGCGATCTACAACTCCTCCAAGGCCGCACTGGACAACCTGACCAAATCCTGGGCGCTCGAACACGGTCCGGACGGCGTCCGGGCCAACGCGGTCAATCCGGGCATCGTCGTCGACGGCCCGATGTCCGCGCCGGTCCAGGAGTTCCTCGACATCGAGCACGCCGTGCTCCCGACGATTCCCGCGCGGCGGCTGGCGACAGCGGCCGACGTCGCCGCGGTCGTCACCTTCCTGGCCGGACCCGGCGCGGACTACCTCAACGGGGTCATCGTGCCGCTCGACGGCGGGCTGACCGCGTGACCGAGGCGCGCAGGCGGGCCGCCCTCGCCCTCCTCGCCTCGGTGCAGTTCATCGTCATTCTGGACAGCACGATCACCACCGTGGCACTCGACGACGTCCGTGCCGACCTCGGCGGGGACGAGCGCACCCTTCAGTACGTCGTCACGCTGTACGCGGTGACGTTCGGCGGGCTGCTCCTCCTAGCCGGCCGGATCGGGGATCTGGTGGGTCGCCGCCAGACGTTCGCCGCCGGTGCCGCGACGTTCACGGCGGCGTCGGCGGTGTGCGCGATCGCGCCGACGATGCCCTGGCTCCTGGCGGGCCGGGCCGCGCAGGGGGTCGGTGCCGCATTCGTCTCCGCAGCCGCGTTCGCGCTGGTGCTCGATCTCTACGGCGAAGGTCCCGGCCGCAACCGGGCACTGGGGCTGTGGAGCGCGATGGGGGCGTCCGGGGCCGCGGCCGGGCTGATCGCCGGGGGTGTCCTCACCGACCTCGCCGGCTGGGGTGCGGTTTTCGCGGTCAACGTGCCGCCGGGTGTGCTCGCGGTCGCGCTCGCCGGCCGGTTACTGCCGGCCGGACGCCGATCCAGGGCGCGGGGCACGGCTCGCCCGGACGTCCTGGGCGCCGTTACGGTGACGCTCGGCACCGCAGCGCTCGTCCTCGCGCTGGCGCGCGGCCCGGCTGACGGGTGGACGGGCGGAGGGACGCTCGCCCTGTTCACCGCCGCTGCCGTCCTGATCGGGGGGTTCGTTCTCGTCGAGCGCCGCGCCCGCGACCCGCTGATCCCGCTGTCGGCTCTCACCACGGGTCCGGTGCCGCTCGCAGCGGTGACGCTGGGATGCCTGCTGGCCGTCGTCAGCAGCCAGTGCTTCTTCCTCGTCCTGTACCTGCAGCGAGTCCTCGACCTCGGCGCCACCGCCACCGGGGCGGCGATCGCGCCGAGTGCGGCGATGGCGTTCGCGGGCAGCACTATCGCCGCGCGGCTGGCCGGCCGGATTCGGCCGGGCGGGCTGACCGTCGGGGGCCTGCTTTTCGTCGCGGCCGCCCAACTCCTGCTGAGCCGCCTTCCGGTCGACGGCTGGTACCCCGGTGACCTGCTGCCCGGCCTGCTGCTGTTCGGGTTCGGGCTCGGCGTCGCGTTCGTCGGCGCGACGATCGACGGCGCGGCGGGCCTCGCGACGGCCGACCAAGGGCTGGCGTCGGGCCTCCTCAACACCGGGCAGCAGCTCGGAACCGCCGTCGGTGTCGCCGCGCTCGTCGGTGTCACGGCGGCGAGTGCGAGCCGACCGGACGCCTTGGCCGCGGCCTACGGTGACGGACTGCGGCTCGGAGCGCTCGTCGCGATGGGAGGCGCGGCCGTCGTGGTCGTCACCGGTCTGACGACGACGCTGAGACGGCCGAGAGGGGCCTCGCGGGAGGCTGTTGACGCGCGTTAACACGTATGGCACCGTGGCGCTCACCCTCACGTAACGCGCGTAACCGCGCCGCTGAGCGCCGCCCCTCACGGACTGGATGCCACCTCGGATGATTCGTAC is a genomic window of Cryptosporangium minutisporangium containing:
- a CDS encoding VOC family protein, with the translated sequence MSSAPPAPERTAPLTGLTTGHVGLNVTDLVRSRNFYADVLGLDVLGTSTDPGREYAFLGVDGALVLTLWQQSDGRFDPRRPGLHHLSFQVADAAAVATAEARVRACGAEFVHDGVVAHGEGARSGGIFFLDPDGTRLEVFAPTGAENAPAPTEDAPTCGFF
- a CDS encoding SRPBCC family protein produces the protein MSTSAPLPLQDGETITASTVVRRAPEEVYALVTDVTRIPEWSPECVRCEWLDEHRFKGWNRRALARWSTVATVVNREPDREFSFVVRLGWREFTEWTYRTDPGPEPDTTQLTETFRMRMPLPRAVLWYERLMLRVRDRRTDLQQNLEQSLERIRALAENQ
- a CDS encoding LysR substrate-binding domain-containing protein; this translates as MKFDLRHLEAFVAVADELHFGRAAARLRIAQPALSQQILRLEAALGVDLLVRERRRTALSPVGELFLVEARRTLEQARATEVIAERARRGHVGRLRVGYHPTASSQPFLTALAAFEREAPDVELSLRELPMGVLGQPLRDDVVDVAFLSTLGAVDCGPTELRMRTLSTEPFVVATPAGDALASGSDVALAALGERTLVLLERTVCEYWHDDLVAMCGRGGYAPGAVRYTGELGTQLTLVAAGLGIALVQESTRLLRSDGLAYVPLADADRTVVSAAMWRADDTSPVLARFLELLPGREATSN
- a CDS encoding glucose 1-dehydrogenase gives rise to the protein MTTSLDGKVALVTGATGGIGAEIARTLAAAGAAVTVVGRNAEAGATVVKELNRGLFVAADLTRRETHQSILDATLALFGRLDILVNNAAAHAAGPALEGAEEDFDRIVALNYKAAFFLTQAALPSLIASGAGRIVNISSIGTVKSYAGAAIYNSSKAALDNLTKSWALEHGPDGVRANAVNPGIVVDGPMSAPVQEFLDIEHAVLPTIPARRLATAADVAAVVTFLAGPGADYLNGVIVPLDGGLTA
- a CDS encoding MFS transporter; its protein translation is MTEARRRAALALLASVQFIVILDSTITTVALDDVRADLGGDERTLQYVVTLYAVTFGGLLLLAGRIGDLVGRRQTFAAGAATFTAASAVCAIAPTMPWLLAGRAAQGVGAAFVSAAAFALVLDLYGEGPGRNRALGLWSAMGASGAAAGLIAGGVLTDLAGWGAVFAVNVPPGVLAVALAGRLLPAGRRSRARGTARPDVLGAVTVTLGTAALVLALARGPADGWTGGGTLALFTAAAVLIGGFVLVERRARDPLIPLSALTTGPVPLAAVTLGCLLAVVSSQCFFLVLYLQRVLDLGATATGAAIAPSAAMAFAGSTIAARLAGRIRPGGLTVGGLLFVAAAQLLLSRLPVDGWYPGDLLPGLLLFGFGLGVAFVGATIDGAAGLATADQGLASGLLNTGQQLGTAVGVAALVGVTAASASRPDALAAAYGDGLRLGALVAMGGAAVVVVTGLTTTLRRPRGASREAVDAR